The following are encoded together in the Anopheles nili chromosome 3, idAnoNiliSN_F5_01, whole genome shotgun sequence genome:
- the LOC128723469 gene encoding multidrug resistance protein homolog 49 isoform X1 translates to MSFVISVIFSFFYGWKLTLVILSCAPIIILATAFVAKMQSTLTEKELKSYSSAGAVAEEVLGSIRTVVAFGGEKKELERYRERLAGAELNGRRKGLFSGIGGGIMWFIIYCCYALAFWYGISLILEDRGKDIKDYTPAVLIIVLFGVLAGAQNLGLSSPHLEAFSTAKGSAATIFSVIDRKPDIDSLGDAGLRPGVMKGNIRFTNVYFRYPARNDVQVLQGLNLEVKTGQTVALVGPSGCGKSTCLQLIQRLYDPLSGSVTIDGTKVSELNIGWLRSFIGLVGQEPVLFATTIAENIRYGNPDASQSEIERAAKIANCHSFIMKLPNGYGTMIGERGAQLSGGQKQRIAIARALVRNPKILLLDEATSALDPNSERRVQDALERASKGRTTLVVSHRLSTITNADKIVYIDKGIVMEQGTHEDLMAARGLYYELVVASGSQKTAEEDENVPMAPSVHSMRQESVDDGAEASDDESDSGKSEEKNEEEQEEIYPVSVLRLLKLNSPEWHYILFGCAAAIVVGASFPAFAVLFGEMYGILSVADPEYVKEESNFYSFLFLVLGLITGLGTFFQTYLFNIAGVRLTSRLRQKSFKAIVSQEMAWFDEGRNAVGALCARLSGDCASVQGATGTRIGSLLQAASTICIGVGISFFYSWNLTLVSIIAIPVTLVSITLESRYTQMSGLKEKQSLEGATKLAVEAISNIRTVASLGQETHVLQRYSNETVKIDEACRQKTRLRGTVFALGQVMPFAGYGLALFYGGKLVSDKELEYKDVIKVSEALIFGAWMLGQALAYAPNVNAAILSAGRLMKLLDRTPRMHNPSSSYHSLSQRTEGDIKFTDVEFRYPTRPTIPVLQGLNLEIGKGQTVALVGPSGCGKSTCIQMLLRYYDPDNGKVDIDGTTTTEFALNRIRSQMGLVSQEPILFDRTISENIAYGDNTRDIAMPEIIEAAKMANIHEFIVNLPKGYDTSLGSKGAQLSGGQKQRIAIARALVRNPRILLLDEATSALDNQSEKIVQNALDHARTGRTCIIIAHRLTTIQNADLICVIQNGVVVESGTHDELLTLNCIYAKLYQMQQVA, encoded by the exons ATGTCATTTGTGATATCTgtgatattttcatttttctacgGATGGAAACTAACACTTGTGATTCTCAGCTGTGCGCCGATTATCATTCTGGCAACGGCATTTGTTGCGAAG ATGCAAAGCACGCTCACTGAAAAGGAGCTGAAGTCATATTCATCCGCTGGTGCCGTAGCAGAAGAAGTCTTGGGCAGTATCAGaacggtggtggcgttcgGTGGCGAGAAGAAAGAACTCGAAAGATATCGAGAGCGTTTAGCTGGGGCTGAACTGAACGGTCGTCGCAAAGGCTTGTTCTCTGGAATCGGTGGTGGTATCATGTGGTTCATCATCTACTGCTGCTACGCGCTAGCCTTCTGGTACGGTATCAGCCTAATTTTGGAAGATCGTGGAAAAGATATCAAGGACTACACGCCCGCTGTTCTGATCATCGTACTGTTTGGAGTGTTGGCAGGGGCACAAAATCTTGGATTATCCTCACCGCATTTGgaagcgttttccaccgcgaaGGGTTCCGCAGCGACGATCTTTTCCGTCATCGATCGAAAGCCGGACATCGATTCGTTGGGTGACGCTGGTCTACGGCCTGGTGTTATGAAGGGCAACATACGATTTACCAATGTCTACTTTCGCTACCCTGCTCGTAATGATGTACAGGTACTGCAAGGCTTAAACCTGGAGGTAAAAACCGGTCAAACCGTGGCTCTTGTTGGGCCGTCTGGCTGTGGCAAATCGACTTGTCTGCAACTAATCCAACGGTTGTACGACCCATTGAGC GGATCGGTTACCATCGATGGGACGAAAGTAAGTGAGCTAAATATTGGCTGGTTGCGTTCGTTCATTGGACTGGTCGGTCAGGAGCCGGTACTCTTCGCCACTACGATCGCCGAAAACATACGCTATGGCAACCCGGACGCCAGCCAGAGTGAAATTGAACGGGCtgcaaaaattgcaaattgcCACAGCTTCATCATGAAGTTGCCAAACGGGTATGGGACGATGATCGGTGAACGTGGTGCTCAACTCTCAGGTGGGCAGAAGCAACGCATTGCAATCGCACGTGCGCTAGTACGAAATCCAAAAATTCTCCTTCTCGACGAAGCCACATCGGCCCTTGATCCCAACTCTGAACGCCGTGTTCAAGATGCGCTGGAACGCGCTAGCAAAGGTCGTACAACGCTAGTTGTATCGCATCGACTGTCAACCATTACCAACGCAGACAAGATCGTGTACATTGACAAGGGCATCGTTATGGAACAGGGCACGCACGAGGATCTAATGGCTGCCCGTGGGCTGTACTACGAACTAGTTGTGGCTAGTGGATCTCAGAAAACGGCcgaagaagacgaaaatgTACCAATGGCACCGAGCGTACACtcgatgcgccaggaatcGGTCGATGATGGCGCAGAAGCATCGGATGACGAGTCAGACAGTGGCAAGTCGGAGGAGAAAAACGAGGAAGAGCAAGAAGAGATTTATCCCGTGTCGGTACTTCGTCTGCTCAAGTTAAACTCACCGGAGTGGCACTACATTCTTTTTGGCTGTGCTGCTGCGATTGTTGTCGGAGCATCCTTTCCGGCGTTTGCGGTGCTCTTTGGCGAAATGTACGGC ATTCTTTCCGTTGCTGATCCTGAGTACGTAAAGGAAGAATCGAACTTCTactcgtttcttttcttggTGCTCGGGTTGATCACGGGCTTGGGCACATTTTTTCAGacatatttatttaatatCGCAGGAGTCCGCCTGACGTCCCGGCTGCGTCAAAAGTCGTTCAAAGCGATCGTAAGCCAGGAAATGGCCTGGTTCGATGAGGGACGGAACGCAGTTGGAGCACTCTGCGCCCGTCTCTCAGGTGACTGTGCCAGTGTTCAGGGTGCTACGGGTACTCGCATTGGATCGCTACTACAGGCTGCCTCGACCATTTGCATTGGTGTGGGCATATCGTTCTTCTACTCGTGGAATCTGACACTCGTCTCGATCATCGCCATCCCGGTGACGCTTGTTTCGATTACACTCGAATCGCGGTACACGCAAATGAGCGGACTGAAGGAGAAACAATCGCTAGAGGGGGCGACCAAGCTGGCAGTGGAGGCCATTTCCAACATACGCACGGTTGCTAGTTTGGGACAGGAAACACACGTGCTCCAACGCTACAGCAACGAAACGGTCAAAATAGATGAAGCATGTCGTCAGAAGACGCGTCTTCGTGGGACAGTGTTTGCACTCGGTCAGGTCATGCCATTTGCTGGCTACGGTCTGGCGTTGTTCTACGGTGGCAAACTGGTGTCCGACAAGGAACTCGAGTACAAGGATGTGATCAA GGTCTCGGAAGCACTTATTTTCGGGGCGTGGATGTTGGGACAGGCGTTAGCGTACGCACCGAACGTGAACGCTGCTATTCTGTCGGCAGGACGACTAATGAAGTTGCTCGATCGTACCCCTAGAATGCACAACCCATCCAGTTCGTATCATTCCCTATCGCAG cGCACGGAAGGCGATATCAAGTTCACGGATGTAGAATTCCGTTACCCAACGCGTCCGACCATTCCCGTGCTGCAGGGGTTAAATTTGGAAATTGGAAAAGGACAAACGGTGGCTCTAGTGGGTCCCTCTGGGTGCGGCAAGTCGACCTGTATTCAAATGTTATTGCGATACTACGATCCTGATAATGGAAAAGTG GATATCGACGGCACAACTACGACGGAGTTTGCCCTCAACCGTATCCGGTCGCAGATGGGCCTGGTGTCGCAGGAACCAATTCTATTTGATCGCACTATCTCGGAGAACATAGCGTACGGTGACAATACCCGGGACATCGCGATGCCGGAGATCATCGAGGCGGCCAAGATGGCTAACATACACGAGTTCATCGTAAATCTACCGAAAGGATACGACACAAGCTTAGGTAGCAAAGGCGCTCAGTTGTCCGGAGGCCAGAAGCAACGTATCGCAATCGCTCGTGCTCTGGTACGGAATCCGCGAATCTTGCTTCTAGACGAGGCGACTTCTGCCCTAGATAACCAGAGTGAAAAGATTGTTCAAAATGCGCTCGATCACGCGCGTACCGGGCGCACATGTATCATCATCGCCCACCGGCTGACCACGATCCAGAACGCGGATCTGATTTGTGTCATCCAGAATGGCGTCGTCGTGGAATCGGGAACGCACGACGAACTGCTGACACTGAACTGTATCTACGCAAAACTGTATCAGATGCAGCAGGTAGCGTAG
- the LOC128726255 gene encoding uncharacterized protein LOC128726255, which translates to MHVKFTINGKLYQVSPDQLPIDASLNNFIRMRAHLTGSKFMCLEGGCGACIINVVDTHPVTKQRITFSVNSCLFSVFSCHGMDILTVEGIGSKATGYHPVQERLAQYNGSQCGFCSPGMVMSMYSLLEANNGSVTMEDVEKGLAGNICRCTGYRPILDAFKSFAIDAPSQDKLTRRAMGIGLCQSDIEEMPRPASCIGCERECSAKGCFDETMELRFARLDRRWYRVRTVDEIFDILREENVDIGTYMLVAGNTGHGVYRREQTLRIFIDVRNVEELRNYWIGSSVILGANVTLSELVEILREAAQTDLRFSYCKELARHVEDIAHPAVRHVGTIAGNLALKHRHPEFPSDLYLLFEAIGVEMTIASPSGAMEKLLPGQFLAFDMHRRVLLNVTLPALDPDRCVFRSFKVAARAQNASAQVNAAFLVRFCARKINIEHARLCFGGIAPKFTHASRTEQYLEGRNPFNNVTLQEAFALLNAELSAQSEHPVGAAYRRQVAVGLLYRFILHIAPRDRRIASPTVRSGGSALPRPLSSGVQSFDTYPSNWPLTQALPKLEALHQTAGEAIYVNDLPSRPGELHAAFVLATEARRSIVAIDSTAALALPGVVAFYSAEDIPGENDFASLKNGLNTAFPFRSTREEILCSGFVLYHGQPVGIVVACTFELANEAAALVQVSYGDVNAAPILPTVEDVLSYGGGDVSGRVITLEPDVVGRSYNRPRPTGSVRVSGTCRFRSQAHFMLEPHTCLCIPAEDGAGMQVYSATQSSHMVQVAIAKSLRLHQSNIQVIVLQLGGSYGAKLSRGAWVASACALAAYLTHRPVRMVVPFETTMKGLGRRIGGHCEYEVEVRPGDGRILRLLNTYHEDQGASQYEAMAMLFREAFRNCYSDDRWRLQLRGVLSDSPSTTWLRSPGTAEAIATIETIMEHVAFVTGLDPLAVRLTNIEPACKMASLLPTFYRDVEFEARRAAIDRINAACRWRKRGIAIAPMGHPIRYISGSMNAWVSIYHGDGSVGITIGAPEVGQGINTKVAQVVAHTLGIPLALVSVKPHSSIGSPNAFISGGSICTDLVAYSARRACETLLDRIRPVRDDNRTASWEAIVQTCYQRRIDLTASYNVKRTDLREYTVWALCAVELELDILTGQSQLLRVDILEDTGESMNPLLDVGQIEGSFVMALGFHLLEELQYDRRTGALANFRTWNYKPPSARDIPIDMRIRLLQKSSNAAGVLRSKATGEPAYNLGVTVQFALRYALAAARRDAGLPREWIELGTSTTPEKILALTGTTIDQFVLH; encoded by the exons ATGCACGTCAAGTTTACCATAAACGGAAAACTGTACCAGG TTTCTCCGGATCAGCTGCCGATCGATGCATCGCTGAACAACTTCATACGAATGCGGGCGCACCTGACAGGGTCCAAGTTTATGTGCCTCGAGGGTGGGTGTGGTGCGTGCATCATAAATGTCGTGGACACCCATCCGGTTACTAAGCAACGCATCACATTTTCCGTGAACTCG tgtttgttttcggtgttCTCCTGCCATGGCATGGACATCCTTACAGTGGAGGGTATCGGCTCGAAGGCCACCGGTTACCACCCTGTGCAGGAGCGGCTGGCCCAGTACAACGGCTCTCAGTGCGGCTTCTGCTCGCCCGGAATGGTCATGAGTATGTACAGTCTGCTCGAGGCCAATAATGGCTCTGTCACGATGGAGGACGTTGAAAAGGGACTAGCTGGGAATATCTGCCGTTGTACTGGTTACCGTCCAATTCTGGACGCGTTCAAGTCGTTCGCCATCGATGCACCATCGCAGGATAAGCTGACGAGACGCGCCATGGGCATTGGCCTCTGTCAGTCAGATATTGAGGAGATGCCTCGACCTGCCAGCTGCATTGGGTGTGAGCGAGAGTGCTCGGCCAAAGGTTGCTTTGATGAAACCATGGAACTTCGATTCGCACGTCTCGATCGACGTTGGTACCGCGTGCGAACGGTCGATGAGATATTCGATATCCTGCGAGAGGAGAACGTAGACATTGGGACGTACATGCTGGTGGCTGGTAACACCGGCCATGGTGTCTACAGGAGAGAGCAGACCCTGCGGATATTTATTGACGTGCGAAACGTTGAGGAACTGCGTAACTACTGGATCGGCAGTTCGGTTATACTAGGCGCGAATGTCACGTTAAGTGAATTGGTTGAAATACTTCGTGAAGCGGCACAAACGGACCTTCGATTTTCGTACTGCAAGGAACTGGCGCGACACGTCGAGGACATCGCCCATCCGGCCGTGCGTCACGTAGGCACAATTGCTGGAAACCTAGCGCTTAAACACCGTCATCCCGAGTTTCCTTCAGATCTATACTTGCTGTTCGAAGCGATCGGTGTCGAAATGACGATCG CCTCACCAAGTGGTGCTATGGAAAAGCTGCTGCCCGGCCAATTCCTTGCTTTCGATATGCACCGGCGCGTGCTACTCAACGTTACTCTGCCCGCGCTCGATCCGGACCGGTGCGTGTTTCGTTCATTCAAGGTGGCAGCACGGGCGCAGAACGCCAGTGCCCAAGTAAATGCTGCGTTTTTGGTACGCTTCTGCGCACGCAAAATCAACATCGAGCACGCACGGCTCTGCTTCGGGGGCATCGCACCAAAG TTTACTCACGCTTCCCGGACGGAGCAGTACCTTGAAGGGCGGAACCCGTTCAACAACGTCACCCTGCAGGAAGCGTTTGCCCTGCTTAACGCCGAGCTAAGCGCCCAATCGGAACATCCAGTTGGTGCGGCATACCGCCGCCAGGTGGCCGTCGGTTTGCTGTATCGCTTCATCCTCCACATAGCACCTCGCGATCGGCGCATTGCTAGCCCTACGGTGAGATCGGGGGGTTCGGCCCTTCCACGACCGCTTTCCTCCGGTGTCCAGTCCTTCGATACATACCCCTCAAACTGGCCACTTACGCAAGCCCTTCCAAAGCTGGAAGCACTCCACCAGACGGCTGGCGAAGCGATTTATGTCAACGACCTTCCCTCGAGGCCTGGTGAACTGCACGCCGCCTTCGTCCTGGCCACGGAGGCCCGACGCTCGATCGTTGCCATCGACTCCACGGCCGCCTTAGCTCTCCCGGGTGTTGTAGCGTTTTATTCCGCCGAAGACATCCCGGGAGAGAACGATTTCGCCTCGCTCAAGAACGGCCTCAATACGGCATTCCCGTTCCGGAGTACACGCGAGGAGATCCTGTGCAGTGGGTTCGTCCTGTACCACGGTCAGCCGGTGGGCATTGTGGTCGCATGCACGTTCGAGCTGGCCAACGAGGCTGCAGCATTGGTGCAGGTGTCCTATGGTGACGTGAATGCTGCTCCGATTCTGCCCACGGTGGAGGATGTACTTTCGTACGGCGGCGGAGACGTATCCGGACGTGTCATAACGCTTGAGCCCGATGTTGTTGGTAGGTCGTACAACCGACCACGGCCTACTGGCTCCGTCAGAGTGTCCGGTACGTGCCGTTTCCGTAGTCAGGCCCACTTCATGCTTGAGCCACATACCTGTTTATGTATCCCGGCAGAGGATGGCGCCGGCATGCAGGTGTACAGTGCCACTCAATCGAGCCACATGGTACAGGTGGCGATCGCGAAGTCCCTAAGGCTGCACCAGAGCAACATTCAGGTGATCGTTCTCCAACTTGGGGGGTCATATGGAGCGAAGCTTTCTCGGGGGGCCTGGGTGGCTAGTGCGTGTGCCCTTGCCGCGTACCTCACACACCGGCCTGTCCGGATGGTTGTGCCCTTCGAGACGACAATGAAGGGGCTGGGACGGCGCATCGGCGGCCACTGTGAGTACGAGGTAGAAGTACGCCCGGGCGATGGTCGCATCTTGCGCCTGCTAAACACCTACCACGAGGATCAGGGCGCATCTCAGTACGAGGCAATGGCCATGCTATTTCGAGAGGCGTTCCGAAACTGCTACAGTGACGATCGGTGGCGGCTACAGCTGCGAGGAGTTCTATCAGACTCGCCCAGTACAACGTGGCTGCGGTCTCCTGGCACGGCCGAAGCGATCGCTACGATAGAGACGATCATGGAACACGTAGCGTTCGTGACTGGACTCGATCCACTCGCCGTAAGGCTTACCAATATAGAGCCGGCGTGCAAGATGGCCTCCTTGCTACCGACGTTCTACCGTGATGTGGAGTTCGAGGCTCGCCGAGCCGCCATCGATCGGATAAACGCCGCATGTCGATGGAGAAAGCGAGGTATCGCGATTGCACCGATGGGCCACCCAATCCGGTACATTTCCGGCAGCATGAACGCGTGGGTCTCGATCTACCACGGTGATGGCAGCGTGGGGATCACGATCGGGGCACCCGAGGTGGGTCAAGGTATCAACACGAAGGTGGCGCAAGTCGTAGCCCACACACTCGGCATCCCACTCGCACTAGTTTCCGTGAAGCCGCACTCGAGCATTGGCTCTCCGAACGCGTTCATATCCGGTGGAAGCATCTGCACAGACCTCGTTGCGTACTCTGCCCGGCGAGCCTGTGAGACCCTGCTGGACCGCATCCGGCCAGTGCGGGACGATAATCGGACGGCATCCTGGGAAGCGATCGTGCAGACATGCTACCAGCGGCGCATCGATCTGACCGCGTCGTACAACGTCAAGCGAACGGACCTGCGCGAGTACACCGTGTGGGCTTTGTGCGCCGTAGAACTCGAGCTGGACATCCTGACAGGGCAGTCGCAGCTGTTGCGCGTTGATATCCTGGAAGACACGGGTGAGAGCATGAACCCGCTGCTGGACGTTGGCCAGATCGAGGGCTCGTTCGTGATGGCGCTAGGGTTCCACCTGCTGGAGGAACTGCAATACGACCGAAGGACCGGGGCTCTTGCTAACTTCCGCACGTGGAACTACAAGCCACCGTCGGCACGAGACATCCCGATCGATATGCGCATACGGTTGCTCCAGAAGAGCTCGAACGCGGCAGGTGTACTACGTTCGAAGGCCACTGGTGAACCAGCATATAACTTGGGCGTGACGGTGCAATTCGCGCTTCGGTATGCACTAGCTGCTGCACGTCGAGACGCCGGACTACCGAGAGAGTGGATCGAGCTGG GGACCTCAACCACGCCGGAAAAAATACTTGCACTCACAGGCACCACGATCGATCAGTTTGTGCTACACTAA
- the LOC128723469 gene encoding multidrug resistance protein homolog 49 isoform X2: MSFVISVIFSFFYGWKLTLVILSCAPIIILATAFVAKMQSTLTEKELKSYSSAGAVAEEVLGSIRTVVAFGGEKKELERYRERLAGAELNGRRKGLFSGIGGGIMWFIIYCCYALAFWYGISLILEDRGKDIKDYTPAVLIIVLFGVLAGAQNLGLSSPHLEAFSTAKGSAATIFSVIDRKPDIDSLGDAGLRPGVMKGNIRFTNVYFRYPARNDVQVLQGLNLEVKTGQTVALVGPSGCGKSTCLQLIQRLYDPLSGSVTIDGTKVSELNIGWLRSFIGLVGQEPVLFATTIAENIRYGNPDASQSEIERAAKIANCHSFIMKLPNGYGTMIGERGAQLSGGQKQRIAIARALVRNPKILLLDEATSALDPNSERRVQDALERASKGRTTLVVSHRLSTITNADKIVYIDKGIVMEQGTHEDLMAARGLYYELVVASGSQKTAEEDENVPMAPSVHSMRQESVDDGAEASDDESDSGKSEEKNEEEQEEIYPVSVLRLLKLNSPEWHYILFGCAAAIVVGASFPAFAVLFGEMYGILSVADPEYVKEESNFYSFLFLVLGLITGLGTFFQTYLFNIAGVRLTSRLRQKSFKAIVSQEMAWFDEGRNAVGALCARLSGDCASVQGATGTRIGSLLQAASTICIGVGISFFYSWNLTLVSIIAIPVTLVSITLESRYTQMSGLKEKQSLEGATKLAVEAISNIRTVASLGQETHVLQRYSNETVKIDEACRQKTRLRGTVFALGQVMPFAGYGLALFYGGKLVSDKELEYKDVIKVSEALIFGAWMLGQALAYAPNVNAAILSAGRLMKLLDRTPRMHNPSSSCRRFLSSWSPFFHFQRTEGDIKFTDVEFRYPTRPTIPVLQGLNLEIGKGQTVALVGPSGCGKSTCIQMLLRYYDPDNGKVDIDGTTTTEFALNRIRSQMGLVSQEPILFDRTISENIAYGDNTRDIAMPEIIEAAKMANIHEFIVNLPKGYDTSLGSKGAQLSGGQKQRIAIARALVRNPRILLLDEATSALDNQSEKIVQNALDHARTGRTCIIIAHRLTTIQNADLICVIQNGVVVESGTHDELLTLNCIYAKLYQMQQVA; encoded by the exons ATGTCATTTGTGATATCTgtgatattttcatttttctacgGATGGAAACTAACACTTGTGATTCTCAGCTGTGCGCCGATTATCATTCTGGCAACGGCATTTGTTGCGAAG ATGCAAAGCACGCTCACTGAAAAGGAGCTGAAGTCATATTCATCCGCTGGTGCCGTAGCAGAAGAAGTCTTGGGCAGTATCAGaacggtggtggcgttcgGTGGCGAGAAGAAAGAACTCGAAAGATATCGAGAGCGTTTAGCTGGGGCTGAACTGAACGGTCGTCGCAAAGGCTTGTTCTCTGGAATCGGTGGTGGTATCATGTGGTTCATCATCTACTGCTGCTACGCGCTAGCCTTCTGGTACGGTATCAGCCTAATTTTGGAAGATCGTGGAAAAGATATCAAGGACTACACGCCCGCTGTTCTGATCATCGTACTGTTTGGAGTGTTGGCAGGGGCACAAAATCTTGGATTATCCTCACCGCATTTGgaagcgttttccaccgcgaaGGGTTCCGCAGCGACGATCTTTTCCGTCATCGATCGAAAGCCGGACATCGATTCGTTGGGTGACGCTGGTCTACGGCCTGGTGTTATGAAGGGCAACATACGATTTACCAATGTCTACTTTCGCTACCCTGCTCGTAATGATGTACAGGTACTGCAAGGCTTAAACCTGGAGGTAAAAACCGGTCAAACCGTGGCTCTTGTTGGGCCGTCTGGCTGTGGCAAATCGACTTGTCTGCAACTAATCCAACGGTTGTACGACCCATTGAGC GGATCGGTTACCATCGATGGGACGAAAGTAAGTGAGCTAAATATTGGCTGGTTGCGTTCGTTCATTGGACTGGTCGGTCAGGAGCCGGTACTCTTCGCCACTACGATCGCCGAAAACATACGCTATGGCAACCCGGACGCCAGCCAGAGTGAAATTGAACGGGCtgcaaaaattgcaaattgcCACAGCTTCATCATGAAGTTGCCAAACGGGTATGGGACGATGATCGGTGAACGTGGTGCTCAACTCTCAGGTGGGCAGAAGCAACGCATTGCAATCGCACGTGCGCTAGTACGAAATCCAAAAATTCTCCTTCTCGACGAAGCCACATCGGCCCTTGATCCCAACTCTGAACGCCGTGTTCAAGATGCGCTGGAACGCGCTAGCAAAGGTCGTACAACGCTAGTTGTATCGCATCGACTGTCAACCATTACCAACGCAGACAAGATCGTGTACATTGACAAGGGCATCGTTATGGAACAGGGCACGCACGAGGATCTAATGGCTGCCCGTGGGCTGTACTACGAACTAGTTGTGGCTAGTGGATCTCAGAAAACGGCcgaagaagacgaaaatgTACCAATGGCACCGAGCGTACACtcgatgcgccaggaatcGGTCGATGATGGCGCAGAAGCATCGGATGACGAGTCAGACAGTGGCAAGTCGGAGGAGAAAAACGAGGAAGAGCAAGAAGAGATTTATCCCGTGTCGGTACTTCGTCTGCTCAAGTTAAACTCACCGGAGTGGCACTACATTCTTTTTGGCTGTGCTGCTGCGATTGTTGTCGGAGCATCCTTTCCGGCGTTTGCGGTGCTCTTTGGCGAAATGTACGGC ATTCTTTCCGTTGCTGATCCTGAGTACGTAAAGGAAGAATCGAACTTCTactcgtttcttttcttggTGCTCGGGTTGATCACGGGCTTGGGCACATTTTTTCAGacatatttatttaatatCGCAGGAGTCCGCCTGACGTCCCGGCTGCGTCAAAAGTCGTTCAAAGCGATCGTAAGCCAGGAAATGGCCTGGTTCGATGAGGGACGGAACGCAGTTGGAGCACTCTGCGCCCGTCTCTCAGGTGACTGTGCCAGTGTTCAGGGTGCTACGGGTACTCGCATTGGATCGCTACTACAGGCTGCCTCGACCATTTGCATTGGTGTGGGCATATCGTTCTTCTACTCGTGGAATCTGACACTCGTCTCGATCATCGCCATCCCGGTGACGCTTGTTTCGATTACACTCGAATCGCGGTACACGCAAATGAGCGGACTGAAGGAGAAACAATCGCTAGAGGGGGCGACCAAGCTGGCAGTGGAGGCCATTTCCAACATACGCACGGTTGCTAGTTTGGGACAGGAAACACACGTGCTCCAACGCTACAGCAACGAAACGGTCAAAATAGATGAAGCATGTCGTCAGAAGACGCGTCTTCGTGGGACAGTGTTTGCACTCGGTCAGGTCATGCCATTTGCTGGCTACGGTCTGGCGTTGTTCTACGGTGGCAAACTGGTGTCCGACAAGGAACTCGAGTACAAGGATGTGATCAA GGTCTCGGAAGCACTTATTTTCGGGGCGTGGATGTTGGGACAGGCGTTAGCGTACGCACCGAACGTGAACGCTGCTATTCTGTCGGCAGGACGACTAATGAAGTTGCTCGATCGTACCCCTAGAATGCACAACCCATCCAGTTC TTGTAGAAGATTTCTTAGTTCATGGTcgcctttttttcacttccagcGCACGGAAGGCGATATCAAGTTCACGGATGTAGAATTCCGTTACCCAACGCGTCCGACCATTCCCGTGCTGCAGGGGTTAAATTTGGAAATTGGAAAAGGACAAACGGTGGCTCTAGTGGGTCCCTCTGGGTGCGGCAAGTCGACCTGTATTCAAATGTTATTGCGATACTACGATCCTGATAATGGAAAAGTG GATATCGACGGCACAACTACGACGGAGTTTGCCCTCAACCGTATCCGGTCGCAGATGGGCCTGGTGTCGCAGGAACCAATTCTATTTGATCGCACTATCTCGGAGAACATAGCGTACGGTGACAATACCCGGGACATCGCGATGCCGGAGATCATCGAGGCGGCCAAGATGGCTAACATACACGAGTTCATCGTAAATCTACCGAAAGGATACGACACAAGCTTAGGTAGCAAAGGCGCTCAGTTGTCCGGAGGCCAGAAGCAACGTATCGCAATCGCTCGTGCTCTGGTACGGAATCCGCGAATCTTGCTTCTAGACGAGGCGACTTCTGCCCTAGATAACCAGAGTGAAAAGATTGTTCAAAATGCGCTCGATCACGCGCGTACCGGGCGCACATGTATCATCATCGCCCACCGGCTGACCACGATCCAGAACGCGGATCTGATTTGTGTCATCCAGAATGGCGTCGTCGTGGAATCGGGAACGCACGACGAACTGCTGACACTGAACTGTATCTACGCAAAACTGTATCAGATGCAGCAGGTAGCGTAG